The following proteins are encoded in a genomic region of Candidatus Deferrimicrobiaceae bacterium:
- the hflX gene encoding GTPase HflX — MWAYRKRRPAPGILPPPDPLEELKSLVMAAGGIVAGTHAQALSSENPATLIGSGTVEKLKETVGEKEVNLVVFQNRLRPNQQAALEKELGVKVLDRREVILDIFARRARSREGKLQVELAQLSFRMGRLIGGRRDLSRLGGGIGTRGPGEKKLEEDRRRIRTHIRQIERELLTVRRTRALHYRRRREVGFPVVALVGYTNAGKSTLFNRITGSDVFVADQLFATLDPTARRFSLPGGGPAILVDTVGFIHDLPDELREAFLATLEGIGEADLLVHVVDGSTGMMEENLSSVEGILSDLGFSGKPTLLAVNKSDLTGEEGRCPTESIRISAVTGSGIPSLLKEVEGGLWLHRSAGNGSTRRG; from the coding sequence GGAATTGAAAAGCCTCGTCATGGCGGCGGGAGGGATCGTGGCGGGGACCCATGCCCAGGCCCTTTCCTCGGAAAACCCCGCAACCCTGATCGGATCGGGAACGGTGGAGAAGCTGAAAGAGACGGTCGGGGAAAAAGAGGTGAACCTCGTCGTTTTCCAGAACCGGCTGCGGCCCAATCAGCAGGCCGCTCTCGAGAAGGAACTGGGTGTGAAGGTGCTCGACCGACGGGAGGTCATCCTGGACATCTTCGCCCGGAGGGCGCGCAGCCGGGAGGGGAAGCTCCAGGTCGAGCTCGCCCAGCTCTCGTTCCGGATGGGGCGGCTGATCGGGGGCAGGAGGGATCTGTCCCGGCTCGGAGGCGGCATCGGGACGCGCGGTCCGGGGGAGAAGAAGCTCGAGGAGGACCGTCGCCGGATCCGCACCCATATCCGCCAGATCGAGCGGGAACTTTTAACGGTGCGGCGGACGAGGGCGCTTCATTACCGCAGGCGGCGGGAGGTGGGGTTTCCCGTGGTGGCGCTCGTGGGATACACGAACGCCGGAAAATCCACCCTGTTCAACCGGATCACCGGCTCCGACGTCTTCGTGGCGGACCAGCTGTTCGCGACGCTCGATCCCACCGCTCGCCGGTTTTCGCTTCCCGGCGGCGGGCCGGCGATCCTGGTGGACACCGTGGGCTTCATCCACGACCTTCCGGACGAGCTCCGCGAGGCGTTCCTCGCGACGCTGGAGGGAATCGGGGAAGCGGACCTGCTCGTTCACGTCGTCGACGGGAGCACCGGAATGATGGAGGAGAACCTCTCGTCCGTCGAGGGGATCCTCTCGGATCTCGGGTTTTCCGGGAAACCGACCCTTCTCGCCGTCAACAAGTCCGACCTGACGGGAGAGGAGGGGCGCTGCCCGACGGAATCGATTCGCATATCGGCGGTCACGGGATCGGGGATACCTTCGCTGCTCAAGGAAGTGGAAGGAGGGTTATGGCTTCACCGTTCGGCCGGGAACGGTTCGACCAGGCGCGGCTGA
- a CDS encoding DUF512 domain-containing protein: protein MKRSTGNTIERTAGPNRPDGAGVRVESVAKGSAAERAGITAGDRILSVGGEPVFDLLDLHFLSSRRRFLLRWETNPGVKRERVIRTGGEPLGVFPEPVRVRRCRNRCIFCFVHQLPKGMRRSLYIKDEDVRLSFLHGQYVTFSDVSEEEIRKILRYRLSPIYVSIHTTAPALRKRMLGNPHAADVMEVLSRLVSAGIVLHGQIVVCPGINDGEELSRSLVELSGLRPGLLSVAVVPVGLTSHRAGLPPLRAVTRDEARETLSLLARLGRRLGRREGEPFAVAADEYYLLAGEKIPERRAYGSFPQIGNGVGLLRQFMDESSALFRRKRWKRADAGGTVVSGLSPRAYVSDFLNNFSRKVGASFVPLPVPNRLMGESVTVTGLLSGGDILAALSGRKVSRIYIPSVCLRDAGDLFLDNRSPEEIARETGAAVHLFDATPSGFYETVCNVTRSIFSLTF from the coding sequence ATGAAGCGTAGTACCGGAAATACGATCGAACGCACCGCGGGCCCGAACCGTCCGGACGGCGCGGGGGTCCGGGTGGAATCCGTGGCCAAGGGATCCGCCGCGGAACGGGCCGGAATCACTGCCGGGGACCGGATCCTCTCCGTCGGGGGGGAGCCCGTCTTCGATCTCCTCGACCTGCACTTCCTTTCGAGCCGCAGGCGGTTCCTCCTCCGTTGGGAGACGAACCCGGGGGTAAAGAGGGAGAGAGTCATCCGCACCGGGGGGGAGCCCCTGGGGGTTTTTCCGGAACCGGTCCGGGTCCGGCGGTGCCGGAACCGCTGCATCTTCTGCTTCGTCCACCAGCTGCCCAAGGGGATGCGAAGGAGCCTCTACATCAAGGACGAGGACGTCCGGCTTTCCTTCCTGCACGGGCAATACGTGACCTTCTCCGACGTTTCCGAGGAGGAGATCCGGAAGATCCTTCGGTATCGCCTTTCCCCAATCTACGTCTCCATCCACACGACCGCCCCTGCTCTCCGTAAGCGGATGCTCGGCAATCCTCACGCGGCCGACGTGATGGAGGTCCTGTCGCGACTCGTCTCGGCCGGCATCGTTCTCCACGGCCAGATCGTCGTATGCCCGGGGATCAACGACGGGGAGGAGCTTTCCCGTTCGCTCGTCGAGCTCTCCGGTCTTCGGCCCGGGCTTCTGTCCGTCGCCGTGGTGCCGGTCGGACTTACCTCCCACCGGGCGGGACTTCCCCCCTTGCGGGCGGTCACCCGCGACGAGGCGAGGGAGACGCTTTCCCTCCTTGCCCGGTTGGGCCGTCGCCTCGGCAGACGGGAGGGCGAGCCCTTCGCCGTCGCGGCGGACGAGTATTACCTCCTGGCGGGGGAGAAGATCCCCGAGCGCCGCGCGTACGGTTCGTTCCCGCAGATCGGCAACGGGGTGGGGTTGCTGCGGCAATTTATGGACGAGTCGAGCGCGCTCTTCCGGAGAAAGAGGTGGAAGAGGGCGGATGCGGGGGGCACGGTGGTAAGCGGCCTCTCCCCGCGTGCCTACGTATCCGATTTTCTGAATAATTTTTCCCGAAAGGTTGGGGCTTCGTTTGTTCCGCTTCCCGTTCCCAACCGTCTCATGGGGGAAAGCGTCACGGTCACGGGGCTCCTTTCGGGGGGGGATATCCTGGCAGCCCTCTCGGGGAGAAAGGTTTCGCGGATCTACATCCCCTCCGTCTGTCTCCGGGACGCGGGGGACCTCTTTCTGGACAATCGGTCTCCGGAGGAGATCGCCCGGGAGACGGGGGCCGCGGTGCACCTCTTCGACGCTACGCCTTCGGGGTTCTATGAAACGGTCTGCAACGTTACTAGGTCTATATTTTCATTGACATTTTGA
- the thrS gene encoding threonine--tRNA ligase, with translation MTLRELARQQGKSKVAIAARVDGSLRDLAAEVPAERNIEWVTPEDQDGIEIMRHSTAHVMAAAVKDLFPRAKITIGPAIENGFYYDFDVERPFTPEDLERIEEKMGEIVRADHPFVREELPREEALARLAGEPYKEELLADIPDPVVSLYRMGNFLDLCRGPHLPSSGRVGVYKLMNTAGAYWRGDSRNRMLTRIYGCAFARKKELDEHLRLLEEVKKRDHRRLGKELDLFSVNEEIGPGLILWHPKGAVVRRIMEDFWREEHAKAGYDLVFSPHIARIDLWRVSGHLDFYRQSMFSAIGVEGQDYQLKPMNCPFHIQIYKSRMRSYRDLPVRYAELGTVYRYEPSGTLHGLLRVRGFTQDDAHLFLRPDQLDEEIFSLLDFTLFVLRRFGFDRYEIYLSTRPEKYAGTPENWEKAEAALKRSLDRKGLSYEVDPGEGVFYGPKIDIKIKDVLGRSWQCSTIQVDFNNPDRFDVTYVGDDGAEHRTIMIHRALMGSLERFFGVLIEQYAGAFPVWLAPVQADVLPVTDSHVEYAREVVAALRAAGYRAEGDFRNEKLGYKIRESQLKKVPFALVIGDREVTGRQVSPRRRGGEQLPPMSVEEFLGTLRREDENPQP, from the coding sequence ATGACGCTTCGGGAACTTGCCAGGCAACAGGGAAAGTCGAAGGTGGCGATCGCCGCCCGTGTCGACGGATCGCTCCGGGACCTCGCCGCAGAGGTTCCTGCGGAGAGGAACATCGAGTGGGTGACGCCGGAGGACCAGGACGGAATCGAGATCATGAGGCACAGCACGGCCCACGTGATGGCGGCGGCGGTCAAGGATCTTTTTCCCAGGGCGAAAATCACCATCGGTCCCGCGATAGAGAACGGGTTCTATTACGATTTCGACGTGGAAAGGCCGTTCACCCCGGAGGACCTCGAGCGGATCGAGGAGAAGATGGGGGAGATCGTTCGGGCCGACCATCCGTTCGTGCGCGAAGAGCTGCCCAGAGAGGAGGCCCTGGCCAGGCTCGCCGGGGAGCCGTACAAGGAGGAGCTTTTGGCCGATATCCCGGACCCCGTCGTTTCCCTCTACCGGATGGGGAACTTCCTCGATCTGTGCCGGGGGCCGCACCTCCCGAGCAGCGGCAGGGTGGGCGTCTACAAGCTCATGAACACGGCGGGGGCCTACTGGCGTGGGGATTCCCGGAACCGGATGCTCACGCGCATCTACGGCTGCGCTTTCGCAAGGAAAAAGGAGCTCGACGAGCATCTTCGCCTGCTGGAGGAGGTCAAGAAACGGGATCACCGGAGGCTCGGAAAGGAGCTCGACCTGTTCAGCGTGAACGAGGAGATCGGGCCGGGGCTGATCCTCTGGCACCCGAAGGGGGCGGTCGTCCGCCGTATCATGGAGGATTTCTGGCGGGAGGAGCACGCGAAGGCCGGGTACGACCTCGTCTTTTCCCCCCACATCGCGAGAATCGACCTGTGGAGGGTGAGCGGCCACCTCGACTTCTACCGGCAGAGCATGTTCTCCGCCATCGGGGTGGAGGGGCAGGATTACCAGCTGAAGCCGATGAACTGTCCGTTCCACATCCAGATCTACAAGTCGCGGATGCGCTCCTACCGCGATCTGCCCGTCCGGTACGCCGAGCTGGGAACGGTGTACCGGTACGAACCGTCCGGCACGCTGCACGGGCTGCTGCGGGTACGGGGGTTCACCCAGGACGACGCGCACCTCTTTCTGCGCCCCGACCAGCTGGACGAGGAGATCTTCTCCCTTCTCGACTTCACCCTGTTCGTGCTGCGCCGGTTCGGGTTCGACCGGTACGAGATCTATCTTTCGACCCGGCCGGAAAAGTACGCCGGGACGCCGGAGAACTGGGAGAAAGCGGAAGCGGCGCTCAAGCGCTCCCTGGACCGCAAGGGACTCTCCTACGAGGTGGACCCCGGGGAAGGGGTTTTCTACGGCCCGAAAATCGACATCAAGATCAAGGATGTCCTCGGTCGTTCCTGGCAGTGCTCGACGATCCAGGTCGATTTCAACAACCCGGATCGTTTCGACGTGACGTACGTCGGCGACGACGGGGCGGAGCACCGCACGATCATGATCCACCGCGCGCTCATGGGATCCCTGGAGCGCTTTTTCGGGGTCCTCATCGAACAGTACGCGGGCGCGTTCCCGGTCTGGCTGGCGCCGGTACAGGCCGACGTCCTCCCCGTCACGGATAGCCATGTCGAGTACGCCCGGGAGGTGGTCGCCGCGCTCCGCGCCGCAGGGTACCGGGCCGAGGGGGATTTCCGCAACGAGAAGCTCGGCTACAAGATCCGCGAATCCCAATTGAAGAAGGTACCGTTCGCTCTCGTGATCGGCGACCGGGAAGTGACGGGCCGCCAGGTGTCTCCGCGCAGGCGGGGAGGGGAGCAACTCCCCCCGATGTCCGTCGAGGAGTTCCTCGGGACGCTGCGGAGAGAAGACGAAAACCCGCAACCGTAA
- a CDS encoding CDP-alcohol phosphatidyltransferase family protein, whose amino-acid sequence MASPFGRERFDQARLINIANGLTATRVLLVPLFAYLLISGRFRPALLVFVVCGTSDMLDGLLARWLHQRTVVGFYLDPIADKLLMATSFVVLAIVKVVPDWLAILVISRDIFILIGSLLILLLLGSGEIAATGISKGNTAMQILTVIYFLAVRAFPGVWALVPAGSELLVTEAVVVLCAVSTSVSGIHYLVIGIRKLSRA is encoded by the coding sequence ATGGCTTCACCGTTCGGCCGGGAACGGTTCGACCAGGCGCGGCTGATCAACATCGCCAACGGCCTCACCGCCACCCGCGTCCTTCTCGTGCCGCTGTTCGCCTACCTGCTGATTTCCGGCAGGTTTCGGCCCGCACTTCTGGTGTTCGTCGTCTGCGGAACGAGCGACATGCTGGACGGGCTGCTGGCGCGGTGGCTCCACCAGCGGACGGTCGTCGGGTTCTACCTCGACCCGATCGCCGACAAGCTGCTGATGGCGACGTCGTTCGTGGTCCTTGCCATCGTGAAGGTCGTTCCCGACTGGCTCGCCATCCTGGTCATCAGCCGCGACATCTTCATCCTGATCGGAAGCCTGCTGATTCTTCTGCTGCTCGGCTCCGGGGAAATCGCGGCCACGGGAATCAGCAAAGGGAACACCGCCATGCAAATCCTGACCGTCATTTATTTCCTGGCCGTCCGGGCATTCCCCGGGGTCTGGGCTCTCGTCCCCGCGGGATCCGAGCTCCTCGTGACAGAGGCCGTCGTCGTCCTGTGCGCCGTCTCGACCTCCGTTTCCGGAATTCACTACCTGGTGATCGGGATCCGGAAGCTCTCCCGTGCCTGA